ACACCTAATGACTGCAGAAGGGTCAAGGGCCACAAAGGTCCCCCTCTCCCTCAAAAAATAATACTTGAATCTCTATACTATTCTTCTAGCACTCAGCTTATGAATGGACTTCTTTGTGTGGTTAATGAAATTTTTTCCCAGATAGCCTTAAAAATATCGAGACAGTAGGATATTCAATTGATCACTACACACAACTTTCAATAACTGTTCATACTGAACTCAAATTTCGAAAGGATCTGATTTATAAATGCAGTACTTATAAGTTTGGACTTTAAAGTAGCTGATTTACAACTGCAGTTTTTGCTCGAGTTTAAGTCTGCGGCAATTTCCTAGTGTCACGACAATATAGCGTTTTGGGACCTGTAGTGTCACGATGCATGAGCACATTAGACAGAAAGTTACCCAGTCGCAGAAGATGCGGAAAGTGAATATCAGCAAAAGTGCCAAGGTAGTTTTCATAATTGCCGTCACTAAAAAGAATTCGAACATCTTTACAGAAAATCTCTTCAGTTTTAAACATCAGCCAACAGATTGAACAAATTACAGGAACCAAAAACTATGTACTATCAAACAAGCATGACTGTCTATGATATCCAGCAAAAACAGCTGTACATACAGATCACCAAAGACCTCAATCTACAAAGCCAAGTCTATCTCCCAACCAGTATGCACTTTTAACACATGACCAACTACCTCTTGAGcctaagaaaaaaataaaaactatttGTCTACCTTCATATCTCCACCAGGCAGCTTGGGACTACTCTTAGATTCTTCAATTACTTCATTTCTCTGAATGCAGCCGGATTCGTCATCACCTATTTTAGATTCGGGAAtaaccttttcttcttgtattaCAATATCCTTTACAACATCACTCGAAGGAGACTGGATTCTGTTTTTACTAGGACTAGAGGAGTCTTTGTCATGATCAGAGATGGGGTAGGAGACAACCGAGATTGGTTCAACACGAGGGGTATAAACCACTGATGGAAGTAACTCCTCTTCAGAAGTAGTAGATTCCACTGAAACATCCCTTTCTGTAGGTTGTGATtttgattcaaaataaaatttctTTGATCCTTTCCTGGAAAGAGCGTGCCTTATGCCATGAGCAGATTGCTTTAAAATCCTTTTTGCCCTGTCTTTTACCTTGCCCCTGTGTGGACTTTCGGGCCCACTATCTTCAGAACTTTCTTTTCCATCTGGTTGCGGTATGTTTTGAGCAGATGGAGCAGTAACAGGGTCATCCACTATGAACTTCACACCAATTTCGTCAGAATTCATGGATCGAAGATTAATGTGTCGCGATGGAAGTGGCTCTTCAACACAAACAGACTTCTCACTTCTCTGTCCTCGATGAAACAATGAACTCATCTTATGTAAGCCCCTTTTTACAGCATTTGGAGAATGCTCTTTTTCAGCACCTGCAGTTTCTTCTGCATTCCTACTGTCATTGTTACGTGATCCAGATGCTGTTGACTTGAAGGTGCCTGCAGAGTCAACACCCTCACCATGAATGTTGGTGTCAAGGATCCTACTCTTCCCCTTCCTTGCCTCCCATATTTGAGCAACTTCACTCCCTGGACGATGAACCCATATCCCAGTTTCCTGTTGCCCTTCAACATCTATAGGCTCATAAGCATCTGCTACTTTCAGAGATTTCTCAGATGTAACCGATGAGAAGGAACCTTGATTAGTTGAATCGGTTGCAAATGACTCTCTTTTATATTCATCTAAATTCTCTTTTCCAAATGGTTCATTAGACCCCTGCACATGAATTATTACTCAGGGAACAgtaaacacaaaatccaaaaGAACGAGCACCATGTCTCACAAAGCCCTCAAGCACCTTTGTGTCGACAACAGTCACAGGTTTTACAATAATTGAGTAATATGTCTTGCAAAGCCATTAATTAAAGTCTTGGGAATAATGTAAACTGAAACAATCAATTAATCCTTTCAAGTTTCTTCTTCTGGTTTCAGCAAACTAGTAATTATATATCACTATCATCAAGAACACAACGGGAACCCTAAAAAAGACAGGCAAGTAACTACTTAAATCAAGCACCAAGATCACCTTTCCATTGCCCTCAGTCACAGTAATTGCAAGATGTAGCCGTCCTACTTTAACATTCTGTAGAGACAACCACATGTCATGCCGCTGGCCATCTCTGAACTCATTTAGGTTTATGGAACATTCCCTGAAAATATCATGAGGCCCTACTATCATTATTTCGTTACaaaaagtagtaagaaattTCATATGTTTCACAGGCTTTAGATCACAAGATCAAATTACCATCACACGATGGAGGACAAGGAATCACCTTGATGTCAGTCATACTACTCttttcaccaaaaaaatttGAACATAAAATATGAAATAGAAAACAGCCTCTAGCTTCTTACCGTTCAGAAGAAAATTTCCTTACGACCCTTGTGGTGTTTAAAATCAGAAGAGACTAACACTACGacacaaaaagaaacaaaaatgaaacCAATTACCACATGCAGAAAATAGAGacaatttaataaaaaattatctGGGCATGGAAGCAAATTtcaagagagaaagagagatagTAGAACCACTCTACAAATTATAAACTGAGAAACTCAAAAGATAAGCTTAAATATAATTCTTTGTAGCTGCAGTAAAACCAAACTGAAAATAAGCACGGACCCCATCTTATCATCGACAAAACGATCTTTGTCCCGAACTTCGATTCCAAGAACATTTGGTGACTCCCAGGTACGGATGGGGACCTTAAACTCCTCGTGCCATTTTGGAGTTAGTGTCCTCTTCTGCGTCTTCGTCCTAAATCTGTAAGGACCAAGCTGGCCCTTGACATAAGGATCAGCCAATCCtgaaaaacaaattaaatgaaTACACATGTACATGTCATTGTATATTGTCATTTGTACAAGATGTCATCAACGTGTTTGAGCTCACCATTTAGATCCGAGGGCTTCATTTCAGCTGCTTCAATTACTTCAACAACAGCATAAGCTACAGGCTGCTTCTCATCAATAGAGAACCAGCTTTCTGATGTATCAACAGAAAATTAATAACAAACATATAAAGAGGAATAAGTAGTATTTGAGGACTATAAAATATAATACACTCATTGTACTGAAACCATCAACCATATATTTCCcaataattataatacaaaCAAAAACCAAGGTCCTCTGACCCTAATGGACCAAATACATCTACTGATTATTACAACATGTAGTATTAGTACATTAGTTCCATAATCCTCCAAAAACACCAATATAAGCATCAGCATCAGACGAATCCCATCAAGTCAACAAGATGTTGGCTTACATGCTTAGTTGGACCATTACATGGGAAGAACCCAAGAATGTCTGGAACCTTAATTGGTAAACTTGGGTCATGAAATTACCTGCTTGCGGTGAAGCAAATTTCTCCATATCAACCACCAACATATTTGGCTGCAAAGTTCCACAAGCATGTTTAGTTGCATTAAGAACACTTCCAACAAATTTTATCCTCATAAATGAACATGAAGAATGAAATGTTAAAAAAGAACGAGATGCAGTAATTTCCTAATCATTGAGAAGATTGCAAATGAAGTATTATAGGTCCAAGAATATTACCTCAACAAGTGTCTGCTCAAAGGCAACAGCCAGAAGTTTATCCTAATAAACAGGAAAGTAGATGATTAGTATGAGTTAGATAAACTGGTACACAGACTCGCACGCTTGAGGCACTCACATGCTCTCAGACATACAAAAAGAGACATTTAAACAGATCTTGCCACATTAACTTACCAGCCATCCTGCAATCCCTGGAAGTACAGTAACATCAAGGCCATGGGTGAATATTGGTTTCACAATCATCTGAAAGTATGGTGGCTCAACAAAGCATAGACGCACACGACCAAGGAAGGGCCATTTTCGTATAAACTTCACCCCAACCAAGACCTGAAAACAAAATAgtgaaaattttcataaaaatttgTCTCAGGGCATGAACTATTACGAGAAGTAATCATTTTCCTTGGCAACAAATAGGCTAGTGGAGCATAACTATTAACTACAGCAATTCATTCTATTAGAAGATTACAAATGAGAAATCCTCAGTTGGCAAAAATGAAGCTAAATAGAAAGCAAGTATATGCATTTACGAATATAGTACATGCAGAATTCTCTAGAAACTGGCACGATTCTTCCAAGATGCCATACTGAGGCTAGGACTTGAGAATCGGGTAACCTACCTTTCCTTCGACATGCATGCCTAACAAGTGCAACCTCGCCCACATCCCAAAACCCAATCGTTTCCGCAGCTTAACTGCAAGCAATGCATTCATATCATCAGCAGTTCGGAAGTTCAGTCCCAACTCTAGTACCTGCAATTGATAAGCAGTATGAGGAAATAAGCGTCAAATGAATCTAACGAAAAATGTGCTAGCAAACTGCTGAAGAGTAGTGCTCTTAACACAAACCACATACCAAGTGATCATCGCCTTTAGATTGATCAAGAACCCTCATTTCTGTAAACATTGGTGGGGATCTCCCCAAGCATAATTCTTGAACAACTCCTTCCTTCTGCAGATATCACGAAGCAATCAAGAGTGATGCGCAGATCAAGACCATATTAGTGTTGCGTAACAACCACAAACTAACCTTCCAAATAGCATCAATAAGACAGACAACTGGAATGCAGAAAACAATAGCATCCTTATATAACCTTTTGATAACGCAACAGAGGAATTTAATTACATACCACAGTCCATGGTTTATACTTTTGCAAGAACCATGGCACAATAGGCAATAATATTTTCTGCGAAACAATCCGCTCCATACAAACAGGCCACATCTTCTCAACGGCATGGTTCAACCACCGTACAGTTTCAGAGTCAGAAAGAATCTgcaaaaagcaaaagaagaggGGCCTGAGGACCACTTCTACGGTATCTGTGAAAGAATCTAAATCCTAAAAGTCCCTTCACTTGAAAAGTAGATTTATTACCCATCAGTAACAGCAAAAGCcagaaatcaaagaaaattgtaCAATTCAATTCAGTTTCAAACAAACTTTTCATGCCACCTTTCTGCTATCATCTTTCCAACGCATAGTCTATTTCATCACCCACAGTAACCAGAGGAATACAGCTGGAAGAATTTGCTTATAAGTCTTACCTTTCTTTGATTTGAGTTTCTTTTCTCCTCAAATTCCAGTGTCTTCCTCAATCTTACCACATACATCTCATGAACCTTCATCAGTCAAAATCAAAACTTTTAACATCTCAAGCATCCAATCCaaccatcaaaaaaaaaaaaaacaaaaacaaaaacaaaaagcatACAAGCTGACTTACCAGAAAAAGATAGACAAAAGAGATAAAGTAGGCAACTGGGTTGCagtaattgaatgaattgagcATCCATAGCACTATCAACACAATGCCTACATGATGTAGTAGTGTTGCCTCCAATACACTTCCCATTTTGCTGCCACctataaactttttttttccttcaagaagaaaggaaaagaaaagaaacaaatttatACACAACCCTGATCCAAATTTATACTAACAAACTCCACAAGAAAGCCAAAATAGCATTAAAAAATCCAAACTATATAGGCATTCCTATGGAACAGGGGCTATATGCAACCGGCGTGAGTCAACACTGGGTTTTGAAGATCTGTGCTTCTGACGCAGTAAAACGGTGTCGTGGAGTTGAAGTATAGTGCGTGGTGGCGGTTACACAACGACACATGTGGACGGTTGAATGAATGTAAGGAAGTGTTTAGATTAAATGGGAAATAGGATTAGAGAAGGAAGGAGACGATAtctataaaatgaattttaactAGCTATCGAGTCGCATTCAATGCGcgtaaaaaaatatttttaattaaaagaATTACAAAAACAGTGCAAGtgtatataactattttatATACCATGTAATTAAAAGTGTGTTATACAGAAATATGTATAATTGGAAGTAAACAAACGGCTAGTAATGGAGAACGTGAGAATTGGAGAGAGATACTTTTGGTTGCATAGAATTTGTGCGTGAGTTAATAATAGAGATAATAGTTAATAGATAATAGAGATAagaataaattttgaaaataaacaaaattaatacacatttttattttttttatcgcAAATAAAAGGTTTCGAATTTAGAATTTCCCCTACCACTTAATCCATTCCTTTCCAGTTTACACGCATTTGAACAAACTAATGACTCATATTTGATGTAAATTAAATCACGTTAAACTAGCTTTCTTACTATGACTACACGTATTTGAACAAACTATTGGATTACAACTACAAAATGTAGAATCAAGATGCGAAAAATGTGGTAATATGTTGGAAGAGGCGTGTGGTCTGACCAAATTGGAGGCACATGCAAAGCAACTTTTGGAGTAGGTGTAGTGCAAGGGTCGGAAGCAGCAGCGCGTGGTTTAGACCACACGCATGAACTAATAATTTTCATCTTTTGCAAGATGTGGATCTGTTAAAATTCGATCCCACCAGCACTTTCTTTGGTGGAAAATTTACTTATTAATAAGAAGATTTCTTCCACTGGAATAATGAAAACTTAGGTccatttggattgctattttttgaaatttatgtAGAAATATTTATTATAGCAATTTGAAGtacgtgagataaaaaaataattaaaaaatatattcatgaaaaatttaaaaattttgctGTGAAAAACTACAATTCAAACATCACCCTAACGAAAAATTGGAGAGAAATAGTTTTGATTGCGTAGAATTTGCGTGCAAGTTgataatagaaataaatataaatttgaaaattaacaTCAAATTAACTACACAGgctttattatttattatcGTAAAGATGACTAAAAATTTAGCTATTCACGGGATAAAGCAATTGGGATATTCCTAATAATTCCAAGATGCATCATAAATTAGCACTACTATGACTTGGCAGATAGTCTGACAATGGAATCCCTGGTAATATTTGATAACTACAATAACTGCTATTTCTTGTTTCAGAAAAAAGGTTCTTTCTTGCTTAACCGCGTACTAGCTTTTTAACACCCGAATAAGGTCAAGGTTTGGATACAATGGCGGATAAGGTGTCGTGAGGTAGGGCCGGCCGGGAAAAGCGACTGCTTGCCGACGTTGCCATG
Above is a genomic segment from Coffea eugenioides isolate CCC68of chromosome 5, Ceug_1.0, whole genome shotgun sequence containing:
- the LOC113772331 gene encoding C2 domain-containing protein At1g53590-like, with translation MGSVLEATLLHHVGIVLIVLWMLNSFNYCNPVAYFISFVYLFLVHEMYVVRLRKTLEFEEKRNSNQRKILSDSETVRWLNHAVEKMWPVCMERIVSQKILLPIVPWFLQKYKPWTVKEGVVQELCLGRSPPMFTEMRVLDQSKGDDHLVLELGLNFRTADDMNALLAVKLRKRLGFGMWARLHLLGMHVEGKVLVGVKFIRKWPFLGRVRLCFVEPPYFQMIVKPIFTHGLDVTVLPGIAGWLDKLLAVAFEQTLVEPNMLVVDMEKFASPQAESWFSIDEKQPVAYAVVEVIEAAEMKPSDLNGLADPYVKGQLGPYRFRTKTQKRTLTPKWHEEFKVPIRTWESPNVLGIEVRDKDRFVDDKMGECSINLNEFRDGQRHDMWLSLQNVKVGRLHLAITVTEGNGKGSNEPFGKENLDEYKRESFATDSTNQGSFSSVTSEKSLKVADAYEPIDVEGQQETGIWVHRPGSEVAQIWEARKGKSRILDTNIHGEGVDSAGTFKSTASGSRNNDSRNAEETAGAEKEHSPNAVKRGLHKMSSLFHRGQRSEKSVCVEEPLPSRHINLRSMNSDEIGVKFIVDDPVTAPSAQNIPQPDGKESSEDSGPESPHRGKVKDRAKRILKQSAHGIRHALSRKGSKKFYFESKSQPTERDVSVESTTSEEELLPSVVYTPRVEPISVVSYPISDHDKDSSSPSKNRIQSPSSDVVKDIVIQEEKVIPESKIGDDESGCIQRNEVIEESKSSPKLPGGDMKVDK